In a genomic window of Salegentibacter salegens:
- a CDS encoding crotonobetainyl-CoA--carnitine CoA-transferase, producing the protein MEKITTTTLASNQEKRNREKLFDLYQKNPLPGEEVTSNSALFLKRQELSKILFFNELYQQIQSIHGIIIEFGCRWGQNLITLNNLRAIYEPYNYNRKILGFDTFEGFKNTDVKDGVDSIIKEGSLGVTGNYEVYLEQLLQVHENECPLSHIEKNKLIKGDAPISLKKYLEDNPQALIAFAWFDFDLYKPTLDCLNLIKPYLTKGAVLGFDELNDPKFPGETLALREFADLNSLKIQRNKFSGMQSYVVMD; encoded by the coding sequence ATGGAAAAAATAACAACGACTACCTTAGCCTCAAATCAAGAAAAGAGAAACAGGGAAAAATTATTTGATCTTTATCAAAAAAATCCACTTCCAGGCGAGGAAGTGACGTCTAACTCAGCTTTATTTTTAAAGCGTCAGGAACTATCTAAAATTTTATTTTTTAATGAATTGTACCAGCAGATCCAGAGTATACATGGTATAATTATAGAGTTTGGATGTAGATGGGGACAGAATCTTATTACTTTAAATAATTTAAGGGCGATTTATGAGCCTTATAATTATAACCGAAAAATTCTTGGATTTGATACTTTTGAAGGTTTTAAAAATACGGATGTAAAGGATGGTGTAGATTCAATTATAAAAGAGGGGAGTCTAGGAGTTACTGGGAATTATGAGGTTTATTTAGAACAACTTTTGCAAGTTCATGAAAATGAATGTCCATTATCGCATATTGAGAAAAATAAGCTCATCAAAGGAGACGCCCCAATTAGCCTGAAAAAATATCTTGAGGATAATCCTCAAGCACTGATCGCTTTTGCGTGGTTTGATTTTGATCTTTATAAGCCAACTTTGGATTGTTTAAACCTAATTAAACCTTATTTGACAAAAGGAGCTGTTTTAGGTTTTGATGAACTTAACGATCCCAAATTTCCGGGAGAGACACTTGCTCTCAGGGAATTTGCAGATTTAAATTCCCTTAAGATCCAGAGAAATAAATTTAGTGGAATGCAGTCTTACGTTGTGATGGATTAA
- a CDS encoding KdsC family phosphatase, translating into MKYKLVVSDVDGVWTDGSFYYSSEGDVIRKFSTKDSYGISLCRLANIPVLILSSEKNMMVEKRMKKLKLRYVELGRKNKLKVISSYCNKMNIELSEVAYIGDDMNDFPLIGKVGFFACPEDAYYGIRKAANSVLKKKGGNGAFREFVEVILEKSGDLEETYAKYINECLQTQE; encoded by the coding sequence ATGAAATATAAACTTGTAGTTTCAGATGTAGATGGTGTATGGACAGATGGTTCTTTTTACTATTCTTCGGAAGGGGATGTTATAAGAAAATTCAGCACCAAAGATAGTTATGGTATAAGTTTATGCCGGCTGGCCAATATTCCTGTTCTTATTCTATCTTCCGAAAAGAATATGATGGTCGAGAAAAGAATGAAAAAACTGAAGCTGCGTTATGTTGAACTTGGAAGGAAAAATAAATTAAAAGTTATTAGCTCCTATTGTAATAAAATGAATATAGAACTTTCTGAAGTTGCTTATATAGGAGATGATATGAATGATTTTCCTTTAATTGGGAAAGTTGGTTTCTTTGCCTGTCCTGAGGATGCTTATTATGGAATCAGAAAAGCTGCTAATTCTGTATTGAAAAAAAAAGGAGGAAATGGTGCTTTCAGGGAATTTGTTGAAGTAATATTAGAAAAATCAGGGGATCTGGAGGAGACATACGCTAAATACATCAATGAATGTTTGCAAACGCAGGAATAA
- a CDS encoding cytidylyltransferase domain-containing protein, whose translation MSSSRLPGKSLMKIGPQPLIWYVVNRLKRLSSN comes from the coding sequence ATGTCAAGCTCCCGATTACCGGGAAAATCTTTAATGAAAATTGGTCCACAGCCTCTCATTTGGTATGTAGTGAATAGATTAAAAAGGCTAAGTTCTAATTAG
- a CDS encoding IS1595 family transposase, with product MIPSDFRDFFVNSPATVQQEIVASLLSLSLQESEVKDSNEAKAVTCPHCSEKRVRANGKLKGVQRYVCNGCKKNFSETTGKFWYNIKKKEKLNRYLYCLLSGYSIRKSAEETEISIQTSFDWRHKLLTSFSSVSVEEFQGIVESDDLFFAYSEKGGRHLGRKPKMRGEKASKAGISDEKVAVVATCDRSGNKDFKVATRGRISKEDLNRILKGKLDKADVLCSDSHRSYGAFAKANTIAHKKFNTSKGQRTVDKVYHVQNVNNMDMRLRKFMDSFNGVATKYLQNYLNWFLVLEKIKNSTSKMATVTAIAFASNSAWYEYKQQLFNMLIRT from the coding sequence ATGATACCTTCAGATTTCAGGGATTTTTTCGTTAATAGTCCAGCGACTGTTCAACAAGAGATAGTGGCTTCGTTGCTATCATTGTCTTTGCAAGAAAGTGAAGTAAAGGACAGCAACGAGGCAAAAGCAGTTACCTGTCCTCATTGCTCAGAAAAGCGTGTTCGTGCCAATGGCAAGCTCAAAGGCGTTCAACGCTATGTTTGCAATGGCTGTAAGAAGAATTTCAGTGAGACCACAGGTAAGTTTTGGTATAATATAAAAAAGAAAGAGAAGTTAAATCGGTATTTATACTGTTTGTTGTCGGGCTACAGTATCAGGAAAAGTGCAGAAGAGACGGAGATATCAATTCAAACGTCCTTTGATTGGAGACATAAATTGCTCACGTCATTTTCCAGTGTTTCGGTAGAAGAGTTTCAGGGCATAGTCGAAAGCGATGACCTGTTCTTTGCCTACTCAGAAAAAGGAGGACGTCATTTAGGTAGAAAACCGAAAATGCGAGGAGAAAAAGCAAGCAAAGCAGGCATAAGTGATGAAAAAGTAGCTGTAGTGGCAACTTGTGATAGATCTGGAAACAAAGACTTTAAAGTGGCCACAAGAGGTCGTATCAGTAAAGAGGATCTGAATAGAATACTTAAAGGGAAACTTGATAAAGCTGACGTACTCTGCAGCGACAGCCATAGAAGTTATGGTGCTTTTGCAAAAGCCAACACAATTGCCCATAAAAAGTTCAACACCTCAAAGGGACAGCGAACCGTAGATAAGGTGTACCATGTCCAGAATGTAAACAATATGGATATGAGATTGAGAAAGTTCATGGATTCTTTCAATGGGGTAGCTACAAAATACTTACAGAATTACTTGAATTGGTTCTTGGTACTTGAAAAAATCAAGAACTCAACCAGTAAAATGGCAACAGTTACAGCCATTGCCTTTGCTTCAAATAGCGCATGGTACGAGTACAAACAACAACTATTCAATATGCTAATTAGAACTTAG
- a CDS encoding polysaccharide biosynthesis protein — protein MFTVLIIVDLTPNYYTILSFYDKAFIVIAVHTFYFYVFKTYAGIIRYSSNIDALKLLLATISSFITLMLINYITYFVIDKKIFLVGGLLINLCISFSLLFLFRLGVKQIYEYFKLVSQNEDILNAVILGADENAISIAGALDIEIPRRFKIVGFLINERHNKSIRLLDKPVINYSAQIHKAIESVKAEAIILSENNFTAEEKFAFVKDCLENNIKVFNAPVISTWGEDTQPIAKKVKSLQIEDLLEREPIRLNPENKIEQLTGKTILVTGGAGSIGSEIVRQVAQYNPKKLIILDQAETPLHSLSLEVNAKFPELNCKFIICDVGNFKRLELMFQNHQIDVVYHAAAYKHVPLMEENPHEAVFVNIQGTKNLADLSLKYKASHFVMVSTDKAVNPSNVMGASKRAAEMYVQSLYHSGIKENPDTTKFITTRFGNVLGSNGSVVPLFKKQIEKGGPVTITHPDIIRYFMTIPEACQLVLEAGAMGKGGEIFIFDMGEPVKIMDLAIKMIKLAGYEPNKNIKVRITGLRPGEKLYEELLNDECKTLPTHHKKIMIGQEVVRDYELISDRIESIIESANSLKADKMVKKLKMLIPEFKSNNSLFESLDNKEEVISDKR, from the coding sequence TTGTTTACCGTTTTAATTATTGTAGACCTTACTCCAAATTACTATACTATACTCAGTTTTTATGATAAGGCATTTATCGTAATAGCGGTACATACCTTCTATTTTTACGTTTTTAAAACTTACGCAGGGATTATTCGGTATTCCTCTAATATAGATGCGCTAAAACTATTATTGGCCACAATTAGTTCGTTTATCACCTTAATGCTAATCAATTATATAACTTACTTTGTTATAGATAAAAAGATCTTTTTGGTCGGCGGTTTATTAATCAATTTATGTATTTCCTTTTCTTTACTTTTTCTATTTAGATTAGGTGTAAAACAGATTTACGAATATTTTAAATTAGTTAGTCAGAACGAAGATATCCTGAACGCAGTTATTCTTGGAGCCGATGAAAACGCAATTTCTATTGCAGGTGCCCTTGATATCGAAATTCCAAGAAGGTTTAAAATAGTTGGTTTTCTAATTAATGAAAGACATAATAAAAGTATTAGGTTACTGGATAAACCGGTAATTAATTATTCAGCTCAAATTCACAAGGCGATTGAATCTGTTAAAGCGGAAGCCATTATTCTTTCTGAAAACAATTTTACTGCAGAAGAAAAATTTGCTTTTGTTAAAGATTGTCTTGAAAATAATATAAAGGTGTTTAATGCGCCAGTTATTTCTACCTGGGGAGAAGATACCCAACCTATTGCCAAAAAGGTAAAATCGCTTCAAATTGAAGATCTTTTAGAACGCGAACCCATTAGACTTAATCCTGAAAATAAGATTGAACAATTAACCGGGAAAACTATTTTAGTAACCGGGGGCGCAGGTTCTATTGGTAGCGAAATTGTAAGGCAGGTTGCGCAATATAATCCGAAGAAATTAATAATTCTCGATCAGGCTGAAACACCACTACACTCTTTGAGTCTTGAGGTGAACGCAAAATTTCCGGAGCTTAATTGCAAATTTATTATTTGCGATGTAGGGAATTTTAAGCGTTTGGAGCTCATGTTCCAAAATCATCAAATTGATGTAGTTTATCACGCTGCTGCCTATAAGCATGTGCCTCTAATGGAGGAAAATCCGCACGAAGCTGTTTTTGTAAATATCCAGGGAACAAAAAACCTGGCCGATCTTTCTTTAAAATATAAGGCTTCACATTTTGTAATGGTTTCTACAGATAAAGCGGTGAACCCGAGTAACGTAATGGGAGCTTCCAAAAGAGCTGCGGAAATGTATGTACAGTCGCTTTATCATTCAGGCATTAAAGAAAATCCAGATACCACAAAATTTATCACCACCCGTTTTGGGAATGTTTTAGGTTCAAATGGCTCTGTAGTGCCGTTGTTTAAAAAGCAAATAGAAAAAGGTGGCCCGGTGACAATCACGCATCCAGATATCATTAGATATTTTATGACTATTCCCGAAGCCTGTCAGCTGGTTTTAGAAGCCGGTGCTATGGGAAAAGGGGGAGAGATCTTTATTTTTGATATGGGAGAGCCGGTTAAAATTATGGATTTGGCCATAAAAATGATTAAACTTGCAGGTTACGAACCAAACAAGAATATTAAGGTAAGGATTACCGGCTTAAGACCCGGTGAAAAACTTTATGAAGAATTATTGAATGATGAATGCAAAACCCTACCAACCCACCATAAAAAAATAATGATTGGCCAGGAAGTGGTTAGGGACTATGAACTGATTAGTGATAGAATAGAAAGTATTATTGAATCGGCGAATTCTCTAAAAGCCGACAAGATGGTGAAAAAATTAAAAATGCTGATTCCAGAATTTAAGAGTAATAATTCCTTATTTGAAAGTCTGGATAATAAAGAAGAAGTAATAAGTGATAAAAGATAA
- a CDS encoding polysaccharide biosynthesis/export family protein, whose product MIGKISRAFLLLSVSISVLSCATKDEVVYFDNSQSLEGKENLLDYEPKIERNDVLRINVSSSSVNQEIVAPFQMNSQGQGSGGGGGGQNLSLTGYLVSPNGTINFPVLGTLEVEGLTRTAIQEKLEEQIAEYVRDPVVDVRIVNFSVTILGEIGSPGRVQITDGRVTMPELLAMSGDITYNGKRENIKIIREVNGVKTVGYIDMTESDLFDSPFYYLKQNDLVYVEPTYRTVKSAGFFSSYQGIVSVGTTIISLYFLINSL is encoded by the coding sequence ATGATTGGGAAAATTAGTAGAGCGTTTTTACTTCTTAGTGTATCGATTAGTGTTTTAAGCTGTGCCACAAAAGATGAGGTGGTTTATTTTGATAATTCACAAAGTCTTGAGGGAAAAGAAAATCTTTTAGATTATGAACCCAAAATAGAGCGTAATGATGTGCTAAGGATTAACGTTTCTTCCTCTTCGGTTAACCAAGAAATCGTAGCTCCTTTTCAAATGAATAGTCAAGGGCAGGGTTCTGGCGGCGGCGGGGGTGGCCAAAATCTCTCATTAACCGGTTACCTGGTAAGCCCAAATGGAACCATAAATTTTCCTGTTCTCGGAACTTTAGAAGTAGAAGGCCTAACCCGAACCGCGATTCAGGAAAAATTGGAAGAGCAAATCGCCGAATATGTTAGAGACCCAGTGGTTGATGTTAGAATTGTAAATTTTAGTGTAACGATTTTAGGCGAAATAGGTTCTCCCGGTAGAGTGCAAATTACAGATGGGAGAGTTACCATGCCAGAGCTATTGGCAATGAGTGGTGATATTACCTACAATGGTAAGCGTGAAAATATTAAAATAATTCGGGAAGTTAACGGAGTTAAAACAGTAGGATATATTGATATGACTGAATCAGACCTTTTTGATAGCCCGTTCTACTATTTGAAACAAAATGATTTGGTATATGTAGAGCCTACTTATAGAACTGTCAAATCAGCTGGTTTCTTTAGCAGTTACCAGGGGATAGTTTCGGTGGGTACAACTATAATTAGTCTTTACTTTTTAATTAATAGTCTTTAA
- a CDS encoding GumC family protein — translation MEELNDFTEEKEESTFDLKAEIFKYIAYWKWILLGFLIGGLIAYLYNRYTIPKYSTEATMMIVDDQEKNAMNATPSGGGAIFSLEDDGIQNHIEKLKSKQLVESVVDELNHNVSYFIEGNVITVEAYKSSPVLIEFITPDSIIHSISKNLIVTPTSDTSFKLEEEASGYSKDHSIGEVIKLDNIQFTILPKSGGEEGTFRKTSPVNIRIQSLRAVAAEYISKLQISQKGQAKDILALSLVHASSGKSEDFLNKLMERFNEEGIEDKQEVAENTTQFIQDRLEMITTELDSVEGGIAEFKRENRLMDISSGASEFQSKFSAAEQEIFGLETELSLLESIEEVLRNQGNYELLPEVGISEGGVAGLITSYNTLVMERNMYLKAGTEKNPIVETITEQLDSLRENLYENIESTRRSLNVRLRELNQRENVAQGQFSNFPGLEKGMRSIQRQQEIKEQLYLFLLQRREEAAISFAATASVARVIDAAFTNNAPVDPKPWLILVGGFIIGLIIPILIIFLKDMLDTRVHHKGELSGLIKHIPFIGEVPRITSDQSEQIELNDRSPLAESFRILRTNLAYLIQNKDKDRGEVIFITSTIKGEGKTFVSYNMARTLGSTGKKVLLIGADIRNPKLHRYADVAMGEKGVSDYLYDFEVTEDQIISKDQSGSIKIDMVLSGPIPPNPAELLMNDRMEQLIKYASKVYDYVLVDTAPTMIVTDTLLISPLADTTLYVVRADLTDKKMLDFPKELKQQGKIKSPAIILNDVDYSKFSYGAKYGYSYGYGYGYGVDKESRWQRIKNRMSGNK, via the coding sequence ATGGAAGAACTAAACGATTTTACTGAAGAGAAAGAAGAATCGACCTTCGATTTAAAAGCAGAGATTTTCAAATATATAGCTTATTGGAAATGGATTCTTTTGGGGTTTCTTATTGGAGGTTTAATAGCCTATTTATACAATAGATATACTATTCCAAAATATAGTACGGAAGCCACGATGATGATCGTGGACGATCAGGAAAAAAATGCTATGAACGCTACCCCATCTGGAGGCGGAGCTATTTTTTCACTGGAAGATGACGGCATACAAAACCATATAGAAAAATTAAAATCTAAACAACTGGTTGAAAGTGTTGTGGATGAATTAAACCACAACGTAAGCTATTTCATAGAGGGAAATGTGATTACTGTTGAGGCTTATAAATCAAGCCCTGTTTTAATTGAGTTCATTACCCCTGATAGTATTATCCATTCTATCTCAAAAAATCTCATAGTTACTCCTACTTCAGATACTTCTTTTAAACTGGAAGAGGAGGCCAGTGGATATTCTAAAGATCATAGTATTGGTGAAGTGATTAAATTAGATAATATTCAATTCACTATTTTACCAAAATCAGGAGGAGAAGAAGGAACATTTAGAAAAACTAGTCCTGTAAATATAAGAATTCAATCGCTAAGGGCGGTGGCTGCAGAGTATATTTCTAAATTGCAAATATCCCAAAAGGGTCAGGCCAAGGATATTTTAGCCTTAAGTTTAGTTCATGCATCTTCAGGAAAATCAGAAGATTTCCTTAATAAATTAATGGAACGTTTTAACGAGGAAGGTATTGAAGATAAGCAGGAAGTTGCAGAGAATACGACTCAATTTATCCAGGATAGGCTTGAAATGATTACAACTGAATTAGATTCTGTAGAAGGTGGAATAGCCGAATTTAAGCGAGAGAATCGTTTGATGGATATTTCTAGTGGAGCATCAGAGTTTCAATCAAAATTTTCTGCAGCGGAACAGGAAATTTTTGGTCTTGAAACGGAACTTTCCCTTCTTGAATCAATAGAAGAAGTTTTAAGAAACCAAGGCAATTATGAATTACTGCCAGAAGTTGGAATAAGCGAAGGGGGAGTTGCTGGTTTAATAACTTCTTATAATACGCTGGTCATGGAGCGTAATATGTATTTGAAAGCCGGAACTGAAAAAAATCCTATCGTAGAAACCATAACCGAGCAACTGGATAGTTTACGAGAAAACCTTTATGAAAATATAGAAAGCACTAGGCGTTCTCTTAATGTGCGTCTAAGAGAGCTTAATCAAAGGGAAAATGTCGCACAGGGCCAGTTTAGTAACTTCCCAGGTTTGGAAAAAGGAATGCGAAGCATTCAGCGACAACAGGAAATTAAAGAACAACTTTATTTGTTTCTTTTGCAGAGAAGGGAAGAAGCCGCAATTTCTTTTGCTGCAACTGCTTCCGTTGCTCGGGTTATTGATGCAGCCTTTACCAATAATGCGCCCGTAGACCCTAAGCCCTGGCTTATTTTAGTGGGTGGTTTTATTATTGGGTTGATCATTCCAATTCTCATAATTTTCCTTAAAGATATGCTGGATACTAGAGTTCATCATAAAGGAGAATTGAGCGGATTGATTAAACACATTCCTTTTATTGGTGAGGTTCCAAGGATTACCAGTGACCAAAGTGAACAAATAGAACTCAACGATCGTTCTCCCTTGGCTGAGTCTTTTAGAATTTTGAGAACCAACCTTGCTTACTTAATTCAAAATAAAGATAAGGATCGAGGTGAAGTGATTTTTATAACCTCTACTATAAAGGGGGAGGGAAAAACTTTTGTTTCCTATAACATGGCCAGAACTTTGGGGAGTACTGGTAAAAAGGTTCTTTTGATTGGAGCCGATATTAGAAACCCGAAATTGCATCGTTATGCCGATGTCGCTATGGGTGAAAAAGGAGTGTCTGATTACCTTTATGATTTTGAAGTCACTGAAGACCAAATAATCTCTAAAGATCAAAGTGGGAGTATAAAGATTGACATGGTGCTTTCAGGACCAATTCCTCCCAATCCGGCAGAATTGCTGATGAACGATCGTATGGAGCAGCTTATAAAATATGCGTCTAAAGTATATGATTATGTACTTGTAGATACAGCACCGACTATGATTGTTACCGACACCTTACTTATTAGTCCGTTGGCTGATACTACTCTTTATGTAGTGCGAGCAGATCTAACCGATAAAAAAATGCTAGATTTCCCGAAAGAACTCAAGCAACAAGGGAAAATTAAAAGCCCGGCAATTATTTTGAACGACGTAGATTATTCTAAATTTTCTTACGGAGCAAAATATGGTTATTCCTATGGATATGGTTATGGCTATGGTGTGGATAAAGAATCACGCTGGCAGCGAATAAAAAATAGAATGTCTGGAAATAAATAA
- a CDS encoding tyrosine-protein phosphatase — MLSIFQKKIFLADLLEGFTDFHNHLLPGIDDGAKDVIDSLSMIKKFNEFGVRSFVTSPHVMGEFYPNTPETILPALEKIKKDLPDGNSIKAAGEYMMDQFLIDQLENESVLNVVDNYVLVEMSYFQAPINLAEILFKIQNKNLKPILAHPERYAFYHGNSLNKYEDLKARGCKFQLNMLSLSTHYGTGIHKKALQLLENGMIDFISSDAHRIEHLEKIENLKLKKNQLRLIEPIIEKSKALFS, encoded by the coding sequence ATGCTATCCATTTTTCAGAAAAAAATATTTTTAGCCGATTTACTGGAAGGTTTTACCGATTTCCATAATCATTTATTGCCCGGAATAGACGATGGGGCTAAAGACGTTATTGATTCCTTAAGTATGATTAAGAAGTTCAATGAATTTGGAGTGAGAAGCTTTGTGACCAGCCCGCACGTAATGGGAGAATTTTATCCAAATACACCAGAGACAATACTTCCAGCTTTAGAAAAAATAAAAAAAGATTTACCTGACGGAAATTCAATAAAAGCTGCCGGGGAATATATGATGGATCAATTTCTAATAGATCAGCTGGAGAATGAAAGTGTTTTAAATGTGGTAGATAATTATGTTTTAGTTGAAATGTCGTATTTCCAGGCACCAATTAATTTAGCTGAAATCCTTTTTAAAATTCAAAATAAAAATCTGAAACCAATTTTAGCTCATCCGGAGCGGTATGCGTTTTACCACGGAAACAGCCTTAATAAGTATGAGGATTTAAAAGCAAGAGGCTGTAAATTTCAGCTCAATATGCTTTCCCTTAGTACTCACTACGGAACGGGAATTCATAAAAAAGCATTACAACTACTGGAAAACGGTATGATAGATTTTATTAGTAGCGATGCACACCGTATTGAACACCTTGAAAAAATTGAAAATCTAAAGTTGAAGAAAAATCAGCTCAGGTTGATTGAACCAATAATTGAAAAATCCAAAGCTTTGTTTAGTTAG
- a CDS encoding capsule assembly Wzi family protein, whose protein sequence is MKHYFITISFFLLFLSVNAQQIDFRGNVSATGLLFSEGNSPFWLHTNQRGRIDEFTNFSGLATVAGTYRFSENANLEVGVGALYQDGYADKLQLDEAYLAFNNSWLGIVAGRKQRQELYKGLSATNQSVLWSLNARPLPGIRFFTQRPIFFKDNRGLGFEASLEEYFMDDERYVENTRLHHKSFHLVYKSSPRFQISAGLRHFVQWGGTHPDLGDLPSDFEAYTRVVTGKGVGDNTGDGVSEQEINGLGNHLGSYEINIKTILADYNVEIIYNHLFEDGSGSLLRNTPDGRYGVFIEDPTAAIDSWIQAVMYEFYYTKNQSKNTPTTDGQDNYFNNNLYRSGWTYENRVLGLPFITLGPDRFRITNNKVLVHHIGLSGMAFSKIPYKFLGSFRQNYGAKGGGNIDEHHVLSTYLDLNIFQNVVDLNLQLGADFSEIEGTNFGAGISVSKSFL, encoded by the coding sequence ATGAAACACTATTTTATTACCATTTCATTTTTTTTACTGTTCTTATCGGTTAATGCCCAACAAATAGACTTCCGGGGTAATGTAAGTGCTACCGGTTTATTGTTTAGCGAAGGCAATTCTCCTTTTTGGTTGCATACCAATCAGCGCGGTAGAATAGACGAATTTACTAATTTCTCTGGTTTAGCAACTGTTGCGGGAACTTATAGGTTTTCTGAAAATGCGAATTTAGAAGTAGGCGTGGGAGCGCTTTATCAAGACGGTTATGCAGATAAATTACAATTAGACGAGGCTTACCTGGCTTTTAATAATTCCTGGTTGGGAATTGTAGCAGGTCGCAAACAACGTCAAGAATTATATAAAGGCCTAAGTGCTACAAACCAGAGTGTTTTATGGTCTTTAAATGCGAGGCCACTTCCCGGCATACGGTTTTTCACACAGCGACCTATATTTTTTAAAGACAATCGCGGACTCGGTTTTGAAGCTTCCCTGGAAGAATATTTTATGGATGATGAGCGCTATGTAGAAAACACCAGGCTTCATCATAAAAGTTTTCATCTGGTTTATAAATCTTCACCACGTTTCCAAATTTCCGCAGGTTTAAGGCATTTTGTGCAGTGGGGCGGCACTCACCCAGATTTGGGTGATTTGCCTTCAGATTTTGAGGCTTATACTAGAGTAGTAACTGGAAAAGGCGTGGGAGATAATACCGGCGATGGCGTTTCAGAACAGGAAATTAATGGGTTAGGAAATCATTTAGGAAGTTACGAGATAAATATCAAGACTATTTTGGCCGATTATAATGTTGAAATTATTTACAATCATTTGTTCGAAGATGGCTCTGGAAGTTTACTTAGAAATACACCCGATGGCCGCTATGGGGTTTTTATTGAAGATCCTACAGCAGCTATAGATTCCTGGATTCAGGCGGTGATGTACGAATTTTATTATACTAAAAACCAGAGTAAGAACACCCCAACAACAGATGGTCAGGATAATTATTTTAATAATAACCTGTATCGCTCTGGATGGACCTATGAGAATAGGGTTTTAGGTCTACCGTTTATTACACTGGGCCCAGATAGGTTTAGAATAACTAATAATAAGGTACTTGTTCACCATATTGGTTTAAGCGGAATGGCTTTCAGTAAAATTCCTTACAAATTCCTAGGGAGTTTTAGACAAAATTACGGCGCAAAGGGTGGTGGAAATATAGACGAGCACCACGTTCTTTCTACTTATTTAGATTTAAATATTTTTCAAAACGTAGTTGATTTAAACCTGCAGTTGGGAGCTGATTTTAGTGAAATTGAAGGAACTAATTTTGGCGCGGGGATTTCTGTTTCCAAATCATTCTTATAA